The sequence below is a genomic window from Streptosporangium lutulentum.
GCCGCTGGGCCGCAGTCGCAGCGCCTCGGGATGACCCGCGGAGACCACCCACACGTCCAGCCCGGTCGGCACCGGCGTGATCTCCCCGTGCAGCAGGGTCAGGAACCGGGCCCGCTCGCCCTCCTCCAGGATCGCCTGGTTGAGGCGGTCGAGGACGGCGGCCACGCCGTACCCCTCCCTGGAGAGCAGACGCAGGGTGTGCCGGGCCAGGCCGGTGACCGCGGCGGCCTCGGGACCGGTCCCGCAGACGTCGCCCACCGCGAACCGCCACGCGTCGTTCCCCGCGGCGAACAGGTCGTAGAAGTCACCGCCGACCTCGTTGGTCTCCCCCGCGGGCTCGTAGACCACGGCGGAGTCGAGCCCGGGGATCTCACCCGGCTCGTTCGGGGGCAGCAGGCTGCGCTGCAGAGCCCGGTTGGCCGCCGCCTGGGTGGCGTAGAGCCGGGCGTTGTCCATGGCGAGGGCGGCCCGGCGGCCGATGTCCTCGGCGTACTGGAAAATGTCCTCGGGGAACCGGTCGGGCCGTCCCAGGCACATCGTCCCCAGCACCCGTCCGCGGGCGAGGAGCGGGATCACCAGCATCTGGGAGTCGCCGAGCTGCGTCGAGCCGCCGGACTGCGGGATCTGGACCGCGGCGAGCTCCTCGGCCAGCTCGTCGATGCGCCGCTCGTCGGTGTGCCACAGGTAGGCCGGGCGCTGCGGGCCGCCGCCGTCGGTCCAGGTGTAGACGGCGCACCAGGTGGCCAGCCGGGGCACCACGATCTGCGAGATGATCGCGGGCACCATGTCGGGGTTGAGGGTGCCCGCGAGCAGGTCGCTGGCGTCGGCCAGGAAACCCATCCAGATCGGCCCGCGGCTCGGCTCCTCCATGGACGACTCGGAGACCGTCCGTCCCGCGAATTCGGGCAGCCGGAGCCTGGCCCACTGGGTGCGGTGCTGTCCGGCGAAGGTGACACCCCACTCTTCGACGGGCACACTGGGACCGTTGGGGCCCTGTTCGGGGGCGCTGTTCTGGCGCACCTCGATCCGGACACCATCACCCAGATGGCTCCAGACGACCTCGAACGGCAGGTCGATCACCTGTGAGGTCAGCTCTTCCGCCAGGCGATCCGCCAGTGTCAGCACAGACGCGGCGGCCCAGGCGGTCAGCACCTCTTCGGTGAACCGCCTGGCGGCAGAGACGGCCGTGTCTCCTGGGGCGAATGTCGCGGCCAGGACGGCTCGGGGAGCATTGGTCACTGTTCCGTGACTACCACACATCCCGCTGCCATGGGGTGAATCGAAGGCGGGACTACAGGTTGCGCACCGTGACAGACTGGGGTGACTCACGGCTGCGCACCCGGGAGTCAGGGAGGTCTTATGACCACGGCCAACACCGTGTCCGACGTCGAGGAGCGACGTTACAGCGAGTCTGATCTGCAACCGATTCTTCAGACGCTCATCACCTGGCGCGACGGTGACTTCCGCCGCCGGGTTCCGCATGCCCCACCAGGGATTCTCAGCGAGATCCGACTCCTGCTCAACGAGGTCGCCGACCGTCGCGAACACCTCGCCAACGAGCTCCATCGCGTCCGCCGCGAGGTGGTCAAGGAGGGCCGGTTCGGCGAACGCCTCACCGCCGGGCCCGGCGTGGGCTCCTGGGCCGAGAGCGTCGACTCGGTGAACTCTCTGATCGACGCCCTGGTCGGGCCGGTCAGCGGCGCGGCGGACGTCATCGACGCCGTGGCCAAGGGAGACCTGTCACGCCGGATCGACCTCGATCGCAGCGCCAGGGGCGAGGTGCGCCGCCTCGGCAAGGCGATCAACGGCATGGTCGACCAGCTCTCCCTGTTCACCTCGGAGGTGACGAGGGTCGCCCGCGAGGTCGGCACCGAGGGCCGGCTGGGCGGCCGGGCGAACGTGCGGGGCATGTCCGGCAGCTGGCGCGACTTGACAGAAGCCGTCAACACCATGTCAAGCCGCGTCTCCGCGCAGGTCCGCGACATCGCCCTGGTGACCACGGCGGTCGCGAGGGGCGATCTGAGCCGCAAGGTCACCGTCGACGCGGTCGGCGAGATGTTCGAGCTGAAGAACACCGTCAACACCATGGTCGACCAGCTTCTGGCGTTCGCCGAGGAGGTCACCCGCGTCGCCCGCGAGGTCGGCACCGAGGGCCAGCTCGGCGGCCAGGCCCAGGTGCGCGGCGTCTCCGGGGTCTGGAAGGACCTCACCGACAACGTCAACTTCATGGCGGGCAACCTGACCACCCAGGTCCGCGCGATCGCCACGGTCGCCACGGCGGTGGCCCAGGGCGACCTGTCCAAGAAGATCACCGCCGACGCCCAGGGTGAGATCCTCCAGCTCAAGGACACCCTGAACACCATGGTCGACCAGCTGTCGATGTTCGCCGACGAGGTCACCCGCGTCGCCCGCGAGGTCGGCACCGAAGGCCAGCTCGGCGGCCAGGCCCGGGTCCGCGGCGTCTCCGGGGTCTGGAAGGATCTCACCGACAACGTCAACTTCATGGCGAACAACCTCACCTACCAGGTCCGCAACATCGCCGAGGTCACCACCGCCGTCGCCACCGGCGACCTGACCCGCAAGATCGACGTGGACGCGCAGGGTGAGATCCTCGCGCTGAAGACCACCATCAACACCATGGTCGACCAGCTCTCCTCCTTCGCCTCCGAGGTGAGCCGCGTCGCCCGCGAGGTCGGCACCGAAGGCCAGCTCGGCGGCCAGGCCCAGGTGCGCGGCGTCTCCGGCACCTGGAAAGACCTCACCGACAACGTCAACGTCATGGCGAACAACCTGACCACCCAGGTCCGCCAGATCGCGGCCGTGTCCACCGCGGTGGCCCAGGGCAACCTGTCCAAGAAGATCACCGCCGACGCCCAGGGCGAGATCCTCCAGCTCAAGGACACCCTGAACACCATGGTCGACCAGCTGTCGATGTTCGCCGACGAGGTCACCCGCGTCGCCCGCGAGGTCGGCACCGAAGGCCAGCTCGGCGGCCAGGCCCGGGTCCGCGGCGTCTCCGGGGTCTGGAAGGACCTCACCGACAACGTCAACTCCATGGCGAACAACCTCACCTACCAGGTCCGCAACATCGCCGAGGTCACCACCGCCGTCGCGAACGGCAACCTGACCCGCAAGATCGACGTGAACGCGCAGGGTGAGATCCTCGCGCTGAAGACCACCATCAACACCATGGTCGACCAGCTCTCCTCCTTCGCCTCCGAGGTCACCCGGGTGGCGCGCGAGGTCGGCTCGGAGGGCCAGCTCGGCGGCCAGGCCCGGGTCGACGGCGCCGAGGGCATCTGGAAGCGGCTCACCGAGAGCGTGAACGAGCTGGCGGGCCGCCTCACCACCCAGGTCCGCGCGATCGCCGAGGTCACCACCGCCGTCGCCCGCGGCGACCTGACCCGCTCGATCGCCGTCGACGCCGAGGGAGAGATCGGCGAGCTCAAGGACAACATCAACACGATGGTGTCCAACCTGCGCGACACCACCACCGCCAACCAGGAACAAGACTGGCTCAAGTCCAACCTGGCCCGCATCTCCCGCCTCATGCAGGGCCATCGCGACCTGATGGAGGTCGCCAAGCTCATCATGAGCGAGCTGACCCCCCTGGTCTCGGCCCACTACGGCGCCTTCTACCTGGCGAACCCCTTCGGCGACCACGACCTGCACCTGATCGCCGGGTACGGCGCGCGCCCCGGCTCCCACCCCCGTCAGCGCTTCTCCACCGGCGAGGGGATCGTGGGACAGGCCGCGATGGAGGGCAAGAGGATCATTCTCCGGAACGTCCCCGCCCGGTATCTGACCGTGGACACCGGCCTCAGCACCTCGACCCCGGCCCAGATCGTCGTGCTGCCGATCCTGTTCGAGACCCAGGTGCTCGGTGTGCTGGAGCTGGCCTCGTTCAGCCAGTTCAGCGAAGTCCACCACGACTTCCTGAACCAGCTCGTCGAAACCATCGGCGTCACCATGAACACGATCATCGCCAACTCCCGGACCGAGGACCTGCTGACCGAGTCGCAGCGCCTCACCACCGAGCTGCAGGAGCGTTCGGACGAGCTCCAGCGCCAGCAGGAGGAGCTGCGCCGCTCCAACGCCGAACTGGAGGACAAGGCCGCGCTGCTGGCCAAGCAGAACCGGGCCATCGAGATCCAGAACTTCCAGATCGAGCAGGCGCGCCGTACGTTGGAGGAGCGTGCCGAGCAGCTCGCGGTCTCCTCCCGCTACAAGTCCGAGTTCCTGGCCAACATGTCCCACGAGCTGCGCACTCCCCTGAACAGCCTCCTCGTGCTGGCCAAGCTGCTCACCGAGAACGCCGAGGGCAACCTCACCGCCCAGCAGGTGGAGTTCGCCAAGACCATCCACGGCGCCGGTTCGGCCCTGCTCCAGCTGATCAACGACATCCTCGACCTGTCCAAGGTCGAGGCCGGCCGGATGGACGTCCACCCCCAGCAGATCTCCCTGCCCAAGCTCGTCGACTACTTCGAGGCCACCTTCGCCCCGCTGGCGCAGGACAAGGGGCTCTCGTTCGCCGTCGAGGTCGACCCGTCGATCCCGCAGGAGCTCCGCACCGACGAGCAACGCCTCCAGCAGGTGCTGCGCAACCTGCTCTCGAACGCGATCAAGTTCACCCCCAAGGGCGAGGTACGGCTGCGCGTGATCCGCGCCCAGCCCGCGGTGGCCTTCGTCGACGACACCCTGCGCGGCGCCGACGGCATCCTGGCCTTCGAGGTGGTGGACACCGGCATCGGCATCGCCGCCGACAAGCTGGAGGTCATCTTCGAGGCGTTCCGCCAGGCCGACGGCACCACCAGCCGCAAGTACGGCGGGACGGGCCTGGGCCTGTCCATCTGCCGCGAGATCGCCCGCCTGCTCGGCGGCGAGATCCACGTGGTCAGCAAGGTGGGCGAGGGCAGCACCTTCATCCTCTACCTGCCGCCGTCCTACGGCGGCCCGCTGGCCTCGCGCGACGGCGGGGCGACCGCTCCCAACTCCTCCCCCCGCAACCCGGCACTCGTCGGGGTGCTGGAGGACCCCGACGACCTGCCCGACATCCCGATCTCCGATGACATGTCCCTCTCCCCGTTCTCGCAGAACGAGGGCAAGCCGTGGAAGGGCGAGGATCCGCTCACCGGGGCCAAGATCCTGATCGTGGACGACGACATCCGTAACGTGTTCGCGCTGACCAGCGTGCTCGAACGCTACGGCTCCACGGTGGTCTACGCCGAGAACGGCCGCGAGGGCATCGAGCAGCTGGAGCGCAACGAGGACGTCGCGCTGGTCCTGATGGACATCATGATGCCGGAGATGGACGGCTGGGCCACCACCTCGGCGATCCGCCGGATGCCGCAGTTCGCCGATCTGCCGATCATCGCGCTTACCGCTAAGGTCATGCGAGGCGACCGGGAGAAGAGCATCGCCTCCGGTGCCTCCGACTACGTACCCAAGCCCGTGGATGTCGACCGCCTGCTGGAACGCCTGCGTGGATGGCTCACCCGGGGCAAGCCGGCCACCGATTCGAACGAAGGCGTGTGATCGATGCCGGACCGAGCCAAAATTCTCCTGGTGGACGACCGGGAGGAGAACCTGATCGCGCTCGAAGCCATCCTCAGCTCGCTCGATCTGACGCCCGTCCGGGCCAAGTCAGGGGAGGAGGCGCTCAAAGCCCTCCTCGGCACCGAGTTCGCGTTGATCCTTCTGGATGTCCGCATGCCGGGCATGGACGGGTTCGAGACCGCGGCCCACATCAAGCGCCGCGAGCGCACCCGCAACATCCCGATCATCTTCCTGACCGTGGTCGACAGCGCTCCCGACTACGCCTTCCGCAGCTACGCCGCGGGCGCCGTCGACTACCTCACCAAGCCGTTCGACCCCTGGGTGCTCAGGGCCAAGGTCGCGGTGTTCGTCGAGCTCTACAACATGAACCGCCGCCTCGCCGAGCAGGCCACCATGCTCCGCGAGCGACTGAACACCGAGCTGCCGCCGGGTGACGCCGCCGAGCACGCGGCCGTGCTCCCCGAGCTCTCCAAACGCCTCACCGCGGTCGAGGACGAGCTCGTCCGGGTCGCCGAGCTGGCCCGCAAGGGCGGCGACCCCACCCTCACCGGCCCGATGTCCGACCTGTCCAACCGGCTCGAACACCTGCGAGCGGGCTTCGACGCCCTCTCCTGAGGAGGGGGTCCCTCGCAGCCGGGAAGCTCGTCGCCGATCCACGACTGCTGGAGAGGCCCCGGAAGGGCACGGCCCGCGACCGGCCGTGCCGGAGAACCTCAGGGGCTGCGCGGGATCAGCGGCGGGCGCGTTCGAGGGCGTCCCAGAAGCCCCGGCGGAGGGCGTGACGGACCTCGTCGTGGAGGAGGAAGTCGATCGGCAGGGAGGAGCCCTGGAGAAGGCGCGCCTCCAGGTCGGAGGGCATGCGGGGCTTGCGGGCGAGCACCGCCTCCAGCCACAGGGCGGGCGCGTCCTTGGCGACGGACTCGCCGAAGTCGTGGCCCTCCTTGTGCGCGGCCTTCACCGCCTCGGAGAGGGTGGTCGTGCTGCTGGTGGCCGCGCTCTGGATCGGCACGGGAGCCGCCTGAGGCCCGGTGTAGGCGCCGAGCTGGGACGTCTGGTAGCTCGGCATGCCGCCGGTGTTGCCGCCCATGGAGTACTGGGGGGCGGGCGGCTGCGGACCGGTCGGGCCGTTGGGAGCCACGGGAGGCGGGGCCGGGGCCGCCGGAGCCGGCGGGGGGACCGGAAGCGCCTGCGGGGACTCATGGGTGTAGCTCGGGTAGGCCGGGAGCGCGGGCTGGGAGTGGGCCGCGCGGGAGGTCTGGGCCACGGGAACCGGGGTGGTGGGCGGGGCGCCGTTGACACTGTGGGAGCCGCCGTGGGAGCCGCCGCCCTGGCCGTTGACGCTGTGAGACCCGCTGTGGGAGCCGCCCTGGCTGTTGCCGCTGTGGGAGCCGCCGCCGCCCTGGCCGTTGCCGAGCTGCTGGAGGCCGTTGCTCAGGGCGGGTGACTCCACGGCGTTGCCGGCGAGGCTGACGTAGGGCCGCAGGTGACTGCCGCCGATCTCGATCAGGTCATCGCATTCCTGGCGGAGCGTGCGGGACACCGCCCAGCTGCCGTCGGCGGTGATGTGTACGACGGTGACCCGGATGCCGAGGTCCTGGGCATCGCAGACGACCTGCGCCAGGTCTTCGTCGCCGCTGACCACCACCGCGTCGCAGACCGCGCTGTTGCGGGCCAGCGTCATCAGGTCGCGGTGAACCTGGGCGTCCACACCCTCACGGCGTCCGGGGCGGATGCGCGACAGCCTGAGCTTGAGGCCGGGGATGTCGGCCAGCGTGTCGTGCTCGGGCGTGCGGCGGCCCTCGACGGTCGCCTCGTACCAGTAGCAGCGCAGCACCGGCAGTCCGGTGCGCTCTCTGGAGAGCTGGTCGAGCATCTGGAGCATGCCCGGATAGTCCCAGGAGACGGCTTCGCGATGGCGGGTCCCATGCACGGCCATCGCGCCGTCGGCCAGCAGGTAGCCAGCGTCCACGAACAGCGCGCAGCGATCCACGCGACACCGCCCTTCCTCGTGGCCCGGCCCTTGGACTCAGACAAGTCTGAAGGAGCCCCTGAGAGACCAGATAGACGGCCCTTCCTCAGGGTAATCAAGCAGCTGATCGTCCGAGGGTGAATCCCGACGATTCCACCCGCGCCCGCCCATACGCCGGACTGTTTACGCAGACCGTACCAGTTTGTCCCGTTATTGAGGTGCCACTCGGATGGTCACGAATCCATCCGAACACTCACCACCGCGGCCCCGAAAAGCAAGACGTCCTGACGGGTGCTCACCGTGAGCACCGGATCCCGGCCGAGGGTCGCCTGGAAGCCGTCCACATCCGTGCCGAAGGTCACGCTCGTATCCCTCGCCCCGGTGGCGGACCCGTCGAACGGGTTGCGCGGGTCCCTGTCCCCGCTGTCCGGGCGGAGGGTACGGCCGCCCAGCGTCACCCGGTCTCCCCGCACGCTCGCGTCGCCCTCCCAGGTCACCAGTGCCACCCGCGCGGGCGTGCCGGTGGACGTCAGCCCGTTGAGCGGGATCCGCACCGACCTGTGCCCGCCGTCCAGCACGGTGGCGGTGTCGACGACGACCGCCTGGCTGTACGGCCGGCTCGGATCAGCCGCGATGATCACCAGACTCCACCCGGCGTGCTGCGAGACTCCGGGCCTCAGCGAGGCGTCCGCCACCCAGTACGTTCCGCGGACCTCGCCCACCAGCCGCGTCACGTCGGCGAACGCCTGGTATCTCCGGCCGGACGGCAACCCCCTCTCCACCACCCGCGCCGCCCTCACCTTCCTGTATCTCTCGTCCCCCGGCGCCTTGAACTTGACCTGCCCGCTGGAAGGCGCGCTCGCCGACCAGTAGAGGCCGGCCCAGACCAGCTTGCTGGTCCTCGGCAGGAGAAGCTGGGCCGCGCTCGAATTTGTCGTCGACGGGTCCCCGTCCTTGTCGAAAGGGCGCATCGCCCAATGGTTGTTGTCCCGACGGTCACCCGTGCGCGAACGGGCGGCACCGCACGCGGATCCGGCGCGCACGCAGCTCAGCAGGGTGTTCCCGATCGCGGAGGTGACCACCCGGCCGTCCGTGGCGAACCGGGCGGGGGCGCCGGCGGCCCGTACCCCGCTGCTCGACCTGGCCGTCGTCCGCACCCCTCCGGCGGAGACCGTGACCGAGGGCGCCGAACCCTTGACCCCCGCCGCCGAGGAGACCAGGACCCGCAGGAACACCGCCGTGGCCTGGTCCGCCGCCAGCGAGCCACGGGTGCACCGCGCGCCTCGGGCCCGCATCCGGCAGGACCAGCCGTCGACCGTACCGACCGGCGTGACCACGACGACCGCCCGTCCCCTCCGGGCCGCCGCCAGCAGCGTCACCCCGTCCGGCAGGCCGATGTCGGCGACGAGCTCGCCGCTCTCCTCGGCGGCGGCGTTGTGCAGCCGTACCACCACGATGCCGGGCTCGGACCTGACCAGCGCACCGAGCACGTCGATCCTGGCGACCAGGCGCGACGAGGACCTGGTGTTCGTCCGCCCCCTCGGACTCGCCGTGCCCCGGGGACCCGCCCCACCTCGGAGACTCATCCCACTGCGGGGACTCGCCTCACTTCGCGAACTCGCCGCCCCTTTCGGACTCGCCTCACTACGAGGACTCGCCGCTCCTGTCGGGCTCGCCTCACTTCGTGAACTCGCCTCGGTGCGAGGACTCGCCCGGTCTTCGAGGCCGGCCCCGCTCCGGAGACTCGCCTCACTACGAGGACTTGCCTCACTACGAGGACTTGCCGCTCCTTTCGGGCTCGCCTCACTACGAGGACTCACCCCGCTACGAGGACTCGCCTCATTCGGGGGACGGGCTCCGCCTCCGGGACCGGCCCCGGGACTCGCCC
It includes:
- a CDS encoding PP2C family protein-serine/threonine phosphatase — encoded protein: MTNAPRAVLAATFAPGDTAVSAARRFTEEVLTAWAAASVLTLADRLAEELTSQVIDLPFEVVWSHLGDGVRIEVRQNSAPEQGPNGPSVPVEEWGVTFAGQHRTQWARLRLPEFAGRTVSESSMEEPSRGPIWMGFLADASDLLAGTLNPDMVPAIISQIVVPRLATWCAVYTWTDGGGPQRPAYLWHTDERRIDELAEELAAVQIPQSGGSTQLGDSQMLVIPLLARGRVLGTMCLGRPDRFPEDIFQYAEDIGRRAALAMDNARLYATQAAANRALQRSLLPPNEPGEIPGLDSAVVYEPAGETNEVGGDFYDLFAAGNDAWRFAVGDVCGTGPEAAAVTGLARHTLRLLSREGYGVAAVLDRLNQAILEEGERARFLTLLHGEITPVPTGLDVWVVSAGHPEALRLRPSGVVETVVTSQSLLGVFPEATFKAELVHLDVGDVLLAVTDGVTERRRNGHLLDDDGGLAKLLAECVGLSARAVAERIRRAVQDFAPEPSADDLAIVVLRAR
- a CDS encoding HAMP domain-containing protein, whose product is MTTANTVSDVEERRYSESDLQPILQTLITWRDGDFRRRVPHAPPGILSEIRLLLNEVADRREHLANELHRVRREVVKEGRFGERLTAGPGVGSWAESVDSVNSLIDALVGPVSGAADVIDAVAKGDLSRRIDLDRSARGEVRRLGKAINGMVDQLSLFTSEVTRVAREVGTEGRLGGRANVRGMSGSWRDLTEAVNTMSSRVSAQVRDIALVTTAVARGDLSRKVTVDAVGEMFELKNTVNTMVDQLLAFAEEVTRVAREVGTEGQLGGQAQVRGVSGVWKDLTDNVNFMAGNLTTQVRAIATVATAVAQGDLSKKITADAQGEILQLKDTLNTMVDQLSMFADEVTRVAREVGTEGQLGGQARVRGVSGVWKDLTDNVNFMANNLTYQVRNIAEVTTAVATGDLTRKIDVDAQGEILALKTTINTMVDQLSSFASEVSRVAREVGTEGQLGGQAQVRGVSGTWKDLTDNVNVMANNLTTQVRQIAAVSTAVAQGNLSKKITADAQGEILQLKDTLNTMVDQLSMFADEVTRVAREVGTEGQLGGQARVRGVSGVWKDLTDNVNSMANNLTYQVRNIAEVTTAVANGNLTRKIDVNAQGEILALKTTINTMVDQLSSFASEVTRVAREVGSEGQLGGQARVDGAEGIWKRLTESVNELAGRLTTQVRAIAEVTTAVARGDLTRSIAVDAEGEIGELKDNINTMVSNLRDTTTANQEQDWLKSNLARISRLMQGHRDLMEVAKLIMSELTPLVSAHYGAFYLANPFGDHDLHLIAGYGARPGSHPRQRFSTGEGIVGQAAMEGKRIILRNVPARYLTVDTGLSTSTPAQIVVLPILFETQVLGVLELASFSQFSEVHHDFLNQLVETIGVTMNTIIANSRTEDLLTESQRLTTELQERSDELQRQQEELRRSNAELEDKAALLAKQNRAIEIQNFQIEQARRTLEERAEQLAVSSRYKSEFLANMSHELRTPLNSLLVLAKLLTENAEGNLTAQQVEFAKTIHGAGSALLQLINDILDLSKVEAGRMDVHPQQISLPKLVDYFEATFAPLAQDKGLSFAVEVDPSIPQELRTDEQRLQQVLRNLLSNAIKFTPKGEVRLRVIRAQPAVAFVDDTLRGADGILAFEVVDTGIGIAADKLEVIFEAFRQADGTTSRKYGGTGLGLSICREIARLLGGEIHVVSKVGEGSTFILYLPPSYGGPLASRDGGATAPNSSPRNPALVGVLEDPDDLPDIPISDDMSLSPFSQNEGKPWKGEDPLTGAKILIVDDDIRNVFALTSVLERYGSTVVYAENGREGIEQLERNEDVALVLMDIMMPEMDGWATTSAIRRMPQFADLPIIALTAKVMRGDREKSIASGASDYVPKPVDVDRLLERLRGWLTRGKPATDSNEGV
- a CDS encoding response regulator; this translates as MPDRAKILLVDDREENLIALEAILSSLDLTPVRAKSGEEALKALLGTEFALILLDVRMPGMDGFETAAHIKRRERTRNIPIIFLTVVDSAPDYAFRSYAAGAVDYLTKPFDPWVLRAKVAVFVELYNMNRRLAEQATMLRERLNTELPPGDAAEHAAVLPELSKRLTAVEDELVRVAELARKGGDPTLTGPMSDLSNRLEHLRAGFDALS
- a CDS encoding NYN domain-containing protein; this encodes MDRCALFVDAGYLLADGAMAVHGTRHREAVSWDYPGMLQMLDQLSRERTGLPVLRCYWYEATVEGRRTPEHDTLADIPGLKLRLSRIRPGRREGVDAQVHRDLMTLARNSAVCDAVVVSGDEDLAQVVCDAQDLGIRVTVVHITADGSWAVSRTLRQECDDLIEIGGSHLRPYVSLAGNAVESPALSNGLQQLGNGQGGGGSHSGNSQGGSHSGSHSVNGQGGGSHGGSHSVNGAPPTTPVPVAQTSRAAHSQPALPAYPSYTHESPQALPVPPPAPAAPAPPPVAPNGPTGPQPPAPQYSMGGNTGGMPSYQTSQLGAYTGPQAAPVPIQSAATSSTTTLSEAVKAAHKEGHDFGESVAKDAPALWLEAVLARKPRMPSDLEARLLQGSSLPIDFLLHDEVRHALRRGFWDALERARR
- a CDS encoding RNA polymerase sigma factor; the encoded protein is MSAKSLQGDAELLAATREADAEAYYWLYRRHVSAAWALAQQLVSGEAEVEDVVEKTFAGIHHVIERGGGPEQAFRVYLLTALRHTIHDRSERGDGQEPGEEIEPLDPEVPFVDPALAHLRQSPPARAFLSLPERWRLVLWHVEVESGRLADIAVLLNLTENGVAALAYQAREKMRQACLRIHLAETLSPECRPMLGKLGNHVRGGLTKKESLAVDGHMNDCPGCHAVFVELAGMGQSLRAVVGPLIVGPAFAGYRTALGKMGATAGGGVSGRWRRAPRPLRRVIAAGVAVTAVVTASALVLVSAGEPLPSSVVGPVVTPEPRPHAPWPSPSQGAEGRKSPGIVAQPPVREASPRSEASPHSGASPGAGPGGGARPPNEASPRSGVSPRSEASPKGAASPRSEASPRSEASLRSGAGLEDRASPRTEASSRSEASPTGAASPRSEASPKGAASSRSEASPRSGMSLRGGAGPRGTASPRGRTNTRSSSRLVARIDVLGALVRSEPGIVVVRLHNAAAEESGELVADIGLPDGVTLLAAARRGRAVVVVTPVGTVDGWSCRMRARGARCTRGSLAADQATAVFLRVLVSSAAGVKGSAPSVTVSAGGVRTTARSSSGVRAAGAPARFATDGRVVTSAIGNTLLSCVRAGSACGAARSRTGDRRDNNHWAMRPFDKDGDPSTTNSSAAQLLLPRTSKLVWAGLYWSASAPSSGQVKFKAPGDERYRKVRAARVVERGLPSGRRYQAFADVTRLVGEVRGTYWVADASLRPGVSQHAGWSLVIIAADPSRPYSQAVVVDTATVLDGGHRSVRIPLNGLTSTGTPARVALVTWEGDASVRGDRVTLGGRTLRPDSGDRDPRNPFDGSATGARDTSVTFGTDVDGFQATLGRDPVLTVSTRQDVLLFGAAVVSVRMDS